In Pseudomonas sp. R76, one genomic interval encodes:
- a CDS encoding hypoxanthine-guanine phosphoribosyltransferase, which produces MSADLEHIRQIMREADCLYTEAQVEEAIAKVGAHITREMADTNPVVFCVMNGGLIFAGKLLTHLQFPLEASYLHATRYRNETSGGDLFWKAKPEVSFIDRDVLIIDDILDEGHTLGAIIDFCKHAGARKVHTAVLIDKDHDRKARPDLKADYVGLPCIDRYIFGYGMDYKGYWRNANGIYAVKGM; this is translated from the coding sequence ATGTCCGCTGATCTCGAGCATATCCGTCAAATCATGCGCGAGGCTGACTGCCTGTACACCGAAGCGCAAGTCGAAGAGGCCATCGCCAAGGTCGGCGCGCACATCACTCGCGAAATGGCCGACACCAACCCGGTGGTCTTCTGCGTGATGAACGGTGGCCTGATCTTCGCCGGCAAATTGCTGACTCACCTGCAATTTCCGCTGGAAGCCTCCTACCTGCACGCCACCCGTTATCGCAACGAAACCAGCGGCGGCGATCTGTTCTGGAAGGCCAAGCCGGAAGTCTCGTTCATCGACCGCGACGTGCTGATCATCGACGACATCCTCGATGAAGGTCACACCCTGGGCGCGATCATCGATTTCTGCAAACACGCCGGCGCGCGCAAAGTGCACACCGCCGTGCTGATCGACAAAGACCACGACCGCAAAGCTCGCCCCGACCTGAAAGCCGATTACGTCGGCCTGCCGTGCATCGACCGTTACATTTTCGGTTATGGCATGGACTACAAAGGCTACTGGCGTAACGCCAATGGGATCTACGCCGTTAAAGGGATGTAA
- a CDS encoding WbuC family cupin fold metalloprotein, giving the protein MARFLDQALFTELAEKAAANPRGRHHHNFHRMEEPCHRLAVGLQPDTYVPPHRHLSADKAETLLVLKGSLGLLVFSDTGEVIAKRVMRAGGECAGVDLPPGVFHGLVVLEPDSVMFECKAGPYRALGEGESPAWAPREGDAGVAAYQRWMLAQFD; this is encoded by the coding sequence ATGGCCCGCTTTCTTGATCAGGCGTTGTTCACCGAATTGGCCGAGAAAGCGGCCGCCAATCCTCGTGGTCGGCACCATCACAACTTCCATCGGATGGAAGAGCCCTGCCATCGCCTGGCCGTGGGCCTGCAGCCCGACACCTATGTGCCGCCGCATCGGCACCTGAGCGCGGACAAGGCGGAAACCCTGCTGGTGCTAAAAGGCAGCCTGGGCCTGCTGGTGTTCAGCGACACCGGCGAAGTCATTGCCAAGCGCGTGATGCGGGCGGGCGGTGAGTGCGCGGGTGTTGACCTGCCGCCGGGCGTGTTTCACGGCCTGGTGGTGCTGGAGCCCGACAGCGTGATGTTTGAATGCAAGGCCGGGCCGTATCGCGCGTTGGGCGAAGGCGAATCACCTGCCTGGGCGCCCCGTGAAGGCGATGCCGGCGTCGCCGCGTATCAACGCTGGATGCTCGCCCAGTTCGATTGA
- a CDS encoding M20 aminoacylase family protein, with protein sequence MTTNPVEHIQTQLQALTALRRDLHAHPELGFDEHRTSGIVAGFLEEHGIKVHRGLAGTGVVGVIQGTQPGASIGLRADMDCLPMFEANDFAHRSIHPGLMHGCGHDGHTVMLMAAARYLAQTRRFSGKAVVIFQPAEEGGGGARVMIEQGLFKQFPVDSVYALHNNPDYPAGVIAVQPGPVEAAADSFEIVVTGRGGHAAIPHAAIDPVLAASHIIVALQSIISRNLHPLESGVVTVASLQTSQLTANNVIPAHVKMIGTARSFTSANRDLLEKRIGEIAHGVATAFGAAVTYDYQRGYPATVNHPEQALFAAGVARSLVGEANVRCNEPLTMGAEDFSYMLQERPGAYIYLGQGGSSSEGVGHCQLHNDRYDFNDSIIPLGAGLLASLVEQGLPLR encoded by the coding sequence ATGACCACGAATCCTGTTGAACACATCCAAACACAGCTTCAAGCACTTACTGCCTTGAGACGCGACCTTCACGCGCACCCAGAGTTGGGGTTTGATGAACACCGGACCAGCGGGATTGTTGCCGGCTTTCTTGAAGAACACGGTATTAAAGTACACCGTGGGCTGGCGGGAACCGGCGTAGTCGGCGTCATTCAGGGCACGCAGCCCGGCGCAAGCATAGGCCTGCGTGCGGACATGGACTGCCTGCCCATGTTCGAAGCCAACGACTTCGCCCACCGCTCCATCCACCCGGGCCTCATGCACGGCTGCGGGCATGACGGGCATACAGTGATGTTGATGGCCGCTGCGCGTTACCTGGCCCAGACGCGCCGATTCAGTGGCAAAGCCGTCGTGATTTTCCAACCCGCCGAAGAAGGCGGCGGCGGTGCTCGCGTAATGATCGAACAAGGGCTCTTCAAGCAGTTCCCAGTGGATTCGGTGTATGCCCTGCACAACAACCCCGACTACCCCGCCGGGGTCATTGCCGTACAGCCCGGCCCGGTGGAAGCGGCGGCGGACAGTTTTGAAATTGTCGTAACCGGCCGCGGCGGCCATGCGGCCATCCCTCACGCCGCAATAGACCCGGTGCTGGCTGCCAGCCATATCATTGTCGCCTTGCAGAGCATTATCAGCCGCAATCTGCACCCACTGGAGTCGGGGGTCGTGACGGTGGCCAGCCTGCAAACCAGCCAGCTCACGGCGAACAACGTTATTCCCGCCCACGTGAAGATGATCGGAACCGCACGCAGCTTTACCAGCGCCAATCGAGATCTGCTGGAGAAGCGCATTGGCGAAATCGCCCATGGCGTTGCGACCGCGTTTGGCGCTGCCGTCACCTATGACTATCAACGAGGTTACCCCGCAACCGTCAATCATCCCGAGCAGGCATTGTTCGCGGCAGGCGTTGCCAGAAGTCTGGTTGGAGAGGCAAACGTGAGGTGCAACGAACCCCTCACCATGGGCGCCGAAGACTTTTCATACATGCTGCAGGAGCGGCCGGGGGCCTATATTTATCTCGGCCAAGGCGGCTCATCGAGCGAAGGTGTCGGTCATTGCCAATTGCACAACGACCGGTATGACTTCAATGACAGCATCATCCCGCTGGGCGCGGGCCTGCTGGCCTCTCTGGTAGAACAAGGGCTACCGTTGCGCTGA
- a CDS encoding PA4642 family protein gives MRKDKKQVIGDEIGDDQIKLFLDFEPVDATSPSLHKLIKAYRGLRIDDFGRFLGFFKEAGLDLDGKDEHGQTFVDLIKDQRNADEYIELINAARG, from the coding sequence ATGCGTAAAGATAAGAAACAGGTGATTGGTGACGAGATCGGCGACGACCAGATCAAGTTGTTCCTGGACTTCGAGCCGGTTGACGCGACTTCACCGTCCCTGCACAAGCTGATCAAGGCCTACCGTGGCCTGCGTATCGATGACTTTGGGCGGTTCCTGGGCTTTTTCAAGGAAGCCGGCCTGGACCTGGACGGCAAGGACGAGCATGGCCAGACCTTCGTTGACCTGATCAAGGATCAGCGCAACGCCGATGAGTACATTGAACTGATCAACGCCGCCCGCGGCTGA
- the mqo gene encoding malate dehydrogenase (quinone) has translation MAHNEAVDVVLVGAGIMSATLAVLLKELDPGLKLEVVELMDSGAAESSNPWNNAGTGHAGLCELNYTPQAADGSIDIKKAVHINTQFEVSKQFWAYLTKKGTFGSSKSFISPVPHLSFVQGDKGVSFLKKRFETLSQHHAFSDMHYTEDRSEMAEWMPLMMPGRPLDEKIAATRVMNGTDVNFGALTNQLLSHLTSAPDAQVKYSKRVTGLKRNGAGWTVSIKDVNSGNSREVDAKFVFLGAGGAALPLLQASGIEESKGFGGFPVSGQWLRCDNPEVVKHHQAKVYSQAAVGSPPMSVPHLDTRVVEGKKSLLFGPYAGFTTKFLKHGSFLDLPLSIRAGNIGPMLAVARDNMDLTKYLVSEVRQSMEQRLESLRRFYPEAKAEDWRLEVAGQRVQIIKKDPKKGGVLQFGTELVAAKDGSLAALLGASPGASVTVSIMLELIERCFPEKAAGEWAAKLHEIFPAREKVLETDAELYRKINTQNNISLELVEQSNEAESYA, from the coding sequence ATGGCGCATAACGAAGCAGTCGACGTAGTTCTGGTAGGGGCCGGCATCATGAGTGCCACCCTGGCCGTTCTGCTCAAAGAGCTCGACCCCGGCCTCAAGCTGGAAGTCGTTGAGCTGATGGATTCGGGTGCCGCGGAAAGTTCCAACCCGTGGAACAACGCCGGTACCGGTCACGCCGGGCTGTGTGAGCTGAACTACACGCCGCAGGCCGCCGATGGCTCCATCGACATCAAGAAAGCCGTGCACATCAACACCCAGTTCGAGGTGTCGAAGCAGTTTTGGGCGTACCTGACCAAAAAAGGCACCTTTGGCTCGTCCAAATCCTTTATCAGCCCGGTGCCGCACCTGAGCTTCGTGCAGGGCGACAAAGGCGTTTCCTTCCTCAAGAAGCGCTTTGAAACCCTCAGCCAGCACCACGCGTTCTCGGACATGCACTACACCGAAGACCGCAGCGAAATGGCCGAGTGGATGCCACTGATGATGCCCGGCCGCCCACTCGACGAAAAAATCGCTGCCACCCGCGTAATGAATGGCACTGACGTCAACTTTGGCGCCCTGACCAACCAACTGCTGTCGCACCTGACCAGCGCACCGGATGCCCAGGTCAAGTACAGCAAGCGTGTCACCGGCCTCAAGCGCAATGGCGCAGGCTGGACCGTGAGCATCAAGGACGTCAATAGCGGCAACAGCCGTGAAGTCGACGCCAAGTTCGTGTTCCTCGGTGCCGGTGGCGCGGCGCTGCCGTTGCTGCAAGCCTCGGGTATCGAAGAAAGCAAAGGCTTCGGTGGCTTCCCGGTCAGCGGCCAGTGGCTGCGTTGCGACAACCCGGAAGTGGTCAAGCATCACCAGGCCAAGGTCTACAGCCAGGCTGCGGTGGGTTCGCCGCCGATGTCCGTGCCACACCTGGACACTCGCGTCGTCGAGGGCAAGAAATCCCTGCTGTTCGGGCCATATGCCGGCTTCACCACCAAGTTCCTCAAGCACGGCTCGTTCCTTGACCTGCCGCTGTCGATTCGCGCCGGCAACATCGGCCCGATGCTGGCCGTAGCCCGCGACAACATGGACCTGACCAAGTACCTGGTCAGCGAAGTGCGCCAATCCATGGAGCAACGCCTGGAATCCCTGCGCCGCTTCTACCCTGAAGCGAAAGCCGAAGACTGGCGCCTGGAAGTGGCCGGCCAACGGGTGCAGATCATCAAGAAAGACCCGAAGAAAGGCGGCGTGCTGCAGTTCGGCACCGAGCTGGTTGCGGCCAAAGACGGCTCGCTGGCAGCCCTGCTGGGCGCGTCCCCAGGCGCTTCGGTGACGGTGTCGATCATGCTGGAGTTGATCGAGCGCTGCTTCCCGGAAAAAGCCGCCGGTGAGTGGGCGGCCAAGCTGCACGAGATCTTCCCGGCGCGGGAAAAAGTGCTGGAGACGGATGCCGAGTTGTATCGCAAGATCAACACGCAGAACAACATCAGCCTGGAACTGGTTGAGCAAAGCAACGAAGCCGAAAGCTACGCTTGA
- a CDS encoding YajG family lipoprotein: protein MLQRLLFGLITVTSLTLVGCANSPQQLSPQPKVTAQLAPVGHGQPVSVRVVDGRPSPTLGSRGGLYPETALISVQGQDVLPKLQAQAEAAVRLLGFTPANSPGAPQLTITLAELKYQSPKEGLYVTEASIGATFKSDVSAGTRRYSGRYGASLNQRFGMSPNQETNTKLVSDVLSDALTRLFKDPSIGSLLSSQ, encoded by the coding sequence ATGTTGCAACGCCTGTTGTTCGGTTTGATCACTGTGACCAGTTTGACCCTGGTTGGCTGCGCCAACAGCCCGCAACAACTCAGCCCGCAACCTAAAGTCACCGCGCAGTTGGCCCCTGTCGGCCACGGTCAGCCGGTATCGGTGCGTGTGGTAGACGGTCGTCCGTCGCCGACCCTGGGCTCGCGCGGCGGCCTGTACCCCGAGACTGCGCTGATTTCGGTACAAGGCCAGGACGTGCTGCCCAAGCTGCAAGCCCAGGCTGAAGCCGCCGTGCGCCTGCTGGGCTTCACCCCGGCCAACTCGCCGGGCGCGCCTCAATTGACGATCACCCTGGCCGAACTGAAGTACCAGTCGCCCAAGGAAGGCCTGTATGTGACTGAAGCCTCGATTGGCGCGACGTTCAAGTCCGACGTCAGTGCCGGTACGCGCCGCTACAGTGGCCGCTACGGCGCCTCGCTGAACCAGCGTTTTGGCATGTCGCCGAATCAGGAAACCAACACCAAGCTGGTCAGCGACGTGTTGAGCGACGCGCTGACGCGTTTGTTCAAAGACCCGAGCATCGGTTCGCTTCTCAGCTCGCAGTAA